From a region of the Rhodothermus profundi genome:
- a CDS encoding 3-oxoacyl-ACP synthase III family protein — protein MARAQIIGTGLYAPPRVVTNAYFNEYYGEDVDSFLRTQRNIRERRYAEDGQTTSDLVVAAARAALKEAGLSPADLTLIIVATDTPDYLSPATATVVQHKLGASRAGTFDVNAACAGFVTALEIGRQFVERGNGPVLVAGGYLMSRFLDFSQRNIATLFADGAGAVVLAPADEDEPGILLTRLEAEGQYYDYMGIYTGGACCPAGPQVLEFRKKFPKTYNVDHWTRLVRWLSAALGVAPEDVDHLFFTQINVLSIRETLEVLGLPETRTHYVMDRYGYTGSACIPMVLADAACQHRLRRGDLVYLIASGGGAALAAMALRWAYDT, from the coding sequence ATGGCACGGGCACAGATTATCGGAACCGGACTCTACGCCCCGCCCCGCGTGGTGACCAATGCCTATTTCAACGAATACTACGGCGAAGATGTGGACAGCTTCCTGCGCACGCAGCGCAACATTCGGGAGCGGCGGTACGCTGAAGACGGACAGACTACGTCGGATCTGGTAGTCGCTGCAGCCCGGGCTGCGCTGAAGGAAGCGGGGCTGTCTCCGGCCGATCTAACGCTGATCATTGTGGCAACCGACACGCCCGACTATCTCTCGCCGGCTACGGCTACTGTCGTGCAGCACAAGTTGGGGGCCTCGCGGGCAGGAACGTTCGATGTCAATGCGGCCTGCGCCGGCTTTGTAACCGCCCTGGAAATCGGACGGCAGTTTGTAGAACGAGGAAATGGTCCGGTACTGGTGGCCGGTGGGTATCTGATGAGCCGATTCCTGGACTTTTCCCAGCGTAACATCGCTACGTTGTTTGCGGATGGAGCCGGCGCCGTAGTGCTGGCTCCGGCCGATGAGGACGAACCAGGCATTTTGCTGACCCGTCTGGAGGCGGAAGGCCAGTACTACGACTACATGGGCATTTACACCGGAGGCGCCTGCTGCCCGGCAGGCCCTCAGGTTCTGGAATTTCGAAAAAAGTTTCCGAAGACCTACAACGTCGATCACTGGACGCGCCTGGTACGCTGGCTTTCCGCAGCGCTGGGGGTGGCGCCTGAGGACGTGGATCACCTGTTTTTTACCCAGATCAATGTGCTCAGCATTCGGGAGACGCTGGAAGTGCTGGGACTGCCGGAAACGCGCACGCACTATGTGATGGATCGGTATGGATACACGGGAAGCGCCTGTATTCCGATGGTGCTGGCCGATGCCGCCTGCCAGCATCGGCTGCGACGAGGGGATCTGGTGTACCTGATCGCCTCGGGGGGAGGAGCAGCGCTGGCTGCCATGGCGCTTCGCTGGGCCTACGACACCTGA
- the fabG gene encoding 3-oxoacyl-ACP reductase FabG: MGRLEGKVAIITGGARGIGRATAILFAREGAAVVVADRDRAAAAALVQEMQTEGARMVALSVDVTRPEEVERMAQDTAARFGRIDILVNNAGVTQDATLRKMTLAQFQAVVEVNLTGVFLCTKAVLPYMEAQGSGCILNASSVVAHAGNFGQTNYVATKAGVIGMTKTWARELGRYGIRVNAVAPGFIETDMTRQVPAKVLDMVRTRTPLQRLGRPEEVARAYLFLASDEASFITGAVLNVDGGLTL; this comes from the coding sequence ATGGGAAGACTGGAAGGGAAAGTCGCTATCATAACCGGCGGCGCGCGCGGTATCGGTCGGGCCACGGCCATCCTGTTTGCCCGTGAGGGGGCAGCGGTGGTGGTGGCCGACCGGGACCGCGCAGCCGCTGCGGCGCTGGTGCAGGAAATGCAGACAGAAGGAGCGCGCATGGTGGCCCTTTCGGTGGACGTCACGCGCCCCGAGGAGGTTGAGCGCATGGCGCAGGACACAGCAGCCCGTTTCGGACGCATCGACATCCTGGTCAATAACGCGGGCGTTACGCAGGATGCCACCCTGCGCAAGATGACCCTGGCGCAGTTTCAGGCGGTGGTCGAAGTGAACCTGACCGGCGTCTTTCTGTGCACGAAGGCCGTGCTGCCGTACATGGAAGCGCAGGGAAGCGGGTGCATCCTGAACGCCTCGTCTGTCGTGGCGCATGCCGGCAATTTCGGACAGACAAACTACGTGGCGACCAAAGCCGGTGTCATTGGCATGACAAAAACCTGGGCGCGCGAGCTGGGACGCTACGGTATCCGGGTCAATGCGGTAGCGCCCGGGTTTATCGAAACCGACATGACGCGGCAGGTGCCGGCGAAGGTGCTGGACATGGTGCGCACGCGCACGCCGTTGCAGCGCCTGGGACGTCCCGAAGAGGTGGCCCGTGCCTACCTGTTTCTGGCCTCCGACGAGGCTTCGTTTATCACAGGCGCGGTGCTCAACGTGGATGGAGGATTAACCCTGTAG